The genomic stretch agagagagagagagagggatcctCTACTTGTGAGAAAATCTTCTTCTACAAAACCTATGGCAACAAGTAATAAGCTCAAAAATTAAACCAAGGGAATGAGATCGACATTACAAATAGCATGTGGCACATACTAAAGAGCCACTTAGAGATGCTACCCCGCAGATGTATTGACTATATCACGATGCAGCAAGCTCTTAATTAGAGATGCCATGAGCTACGCAAGAATCCACTTCAATCCTCTTAAGCTTGACACATACAATCAGGAGCAGGATACGTATATATGGACTGCTTCTCCTTTCTCAACCGAATATGTCCCTGTCTATTTTTATGTCCCTCGACAACAGCATGCTGGAAGTCTGACCACTCCATGCTTTTATTGAGAAAGAGCTGCCCCAAAAGCCCCATGTTTGGCCTTATAGTCTTCAAGTTCAAAAACGCTCGATGTCCTAGCTGATGATGCCAATCAAAAGTAACCACTTAGACGATTGATTTTGCACTGAAGAAAGTTAGGGGACTAATACTTGTGCAAGACTATTTGCCCGAGGTCCTACTGCAGCAAATACTAGATTTCTTATCAGGATTCCGTGATCATAAGCTAAATAAAACGCACTAAAATGCAGGTACTCAAGAAGAAAAGACATGGGTTGTCAGGTTCTTACCACAGCATTGTGCATATTTCCTGGAGACGCAGAAATGAAGACGTCGCTTTGCATGCTTACATAATAATCAGCTGCAGCCAGTAAAGAAGCCTTGCCTTTGACCTTGGATCGCTCTTCTGCTGAGGAGAGACTTTTCTTGTCTTCCATTAGTGGAAACAATTTGCGCAAAGTTGAGATCCTTGATTCTCCTCCATACACCTGAAATTTTACTGCTAGTTTGCATCTCAACTCCAATGCAGACAAAATTTCAACATAATAATGCCCATAGGACACTCAATTTTTGGCCCAAAATGGTTTAAAAAGCACCTACGTGCCTTGGAGATAACGACCAAAAATTACCTTATGAGAAGCAAGATAGAGTCGTGTACTGTTGCTGAAACCTAAAGCTGCAAGCAGCAACCCAATCTGTTCAGGCGTCAAAGGACAACGGCCCTGATTCCTTAGTTCTTCATTGGTAAATTGGGAGTTCACCACCCTTCCCTGCCATATTACCTGACGGTACTTCGCAAGGGCCATTCTTTCAGCTTTACCCCCACCAAAATCACATGCTGAATGAGCTGCCATGTCCTGCAAGTGAAGTCACAAATTCAAACCAAGCCACGGGCACAGCCATCAATCCGAATAGTCAAAACCGAACCAGAGGAAGAACCGACCTGGTGTCTGAGCAACAGTACAATTGATTAGATCACTGGGTCTTGTTGTAGAAATCACATACTCTTcagctatgttacacggacacgctctcagaaataattttcacgtgtcggacacgtgtcggacaccgacTCGTGTCCGACACGCCGGGACACGATTCAATaacaatacaaaattaattCTCGCAAATCTTGTACTTCAAATTCATAATCTGCCCCAGTCCCCATGGGCCTTTGGCCATCGACCCAAGCTTTCATGCAGGGGACACGTTAGGCCTTTTTGATGGCCCATCAAATCCAAATGTGTTAGTCACGTGACTGAGCCTCCTTTTTATAACAAgctgtctctttctttctctgttgCATGGCCGATGTGGGACAAGGAAGTGCACAGGCAGACGTAATTCCTTCATAGAGCATTATTATTTAATTCTCTTAGTAGTAGGTCATCCTTCCCTCACAGGAAGAATTTCTGGTCatgaaactaaaaaaagtttaagagaattattatgtaaattcattccaagggcttttttttattatttatttatttgtgacttcaagaaaataacaatttatcatgtccacataaaaatatatatttaatgtgaaacgtgtcccagcgtgtcggaattctctatttttttaaaattcacgtgtcggcgtatcgtgtcgtgtcgtgtcgcgtatcgtgtcccgtgtccgtgtaacatagctcTTCGGTACACTAACGAGGGTTCCATGTGTCAAGAAGATAAACTTGTGAAGAGACATTACTATTACATGttatctttatatttttcaccaattcttaattttgtaatttgtattttctttatttattctcAAGTTCCAAAAATCCCATTTATTTAAATTCTTACTCATTTAACACACAATCAATGGGAGATTGGGGTAAAACTTTGTTAATAGGATGCACCTACAATAATGGGGAGTCACATCTTCTCATTTGTGCTGCATGTTACTATTTTATAGGTCAAATACATCTCccccatttttcaaatgaggtCACAATGCCATAGGTGACCTCAAATCAAGGCCCCCCAGGCGTGGTGGCGACTCAATCCTCAAGACAGAGAGACAATCCACGAGGACAACAAGCAATGGAAACGAATCTGGGTTGGGAGGCTTTAAGGCGATGCTAGAGGAGACTAGCCAAAGACCATGGCGTTGGGTGGCGGGGTTGTGGTGGCCGAGAAGTAGGCTACATTTTGTGCATTGTTGATTAGTGTTTGGATGTGGGCAGATGTGAGAACACAGGGAGGGTATTTTTGGAAAGTAAATAACAATATGGTAAACGTAGAAGTAATGTTTGGGTCATTGGGTGAaaactcgaaaaatatttttgtattttcccataaaataaaataaaataaaataaaataaaataaaataaaatatcacGCTTGTCATCCCTCCAAGGAAGTACCATACCTTATCAAAACGCAGATGTAACACAACGAACTTTCCTGATCCCTGATTTCTCGTCTTCTCTCTGCCGTCTTTCATATATAAGTTCCCCATTGCTTGACTTTCTGTAGCAGGGTAACGAAGGCGACTTACAAGGGTCTCACCCAATTCCCTGATATGAGGAACAAAAGCTAGTGCTTCAAAGTTGACTTTACATCGCAAGCGCTGGATGTTTGGTGGGAGATTGTTAAAGGTTAAACGGTGAGAGAATGGGGAAATAGCAGCAACTCCAAATCTGCACCAATGATAACTGTCTCATGTTGCTGTTTCTTTGTCTAATACTTTTCCAATGATATAATTATTgagcaaaaatgcaaaagttcCAGCTTTCTTTGAATGgcaaggagaaaataaaaaatttaacttaAAATGATAGTCATGCACTGGCAGTATTATGAAATTGGGTTTGCAGCAAGGAGCGTGAGGTGTACACATCAGTcacaaaagaaagagatttaAAAGGGCAGACCGCTTCACGAAGATCCCATTATGCGCAGGGTCCCCCGGGAAGGGTCAGACCACTTTGGGTCTAAGGTATGCAGCCTTACCTTGCATTTTTTGCAAGAGGCTGTCTCCACAGTCAAAAGTAACCAGGATGCATTCTGTTGTGGACTACTTACAGAGGAAATTAACTTATGAGATTCCACAAATAAAAGTGCTCGAAATTGCTACTCTTTAATGGCAAGATTTGAGATTCAGTAAATTGATTTCACTCGAGACGTTTCAATATAGTTTCccatcttttcttttgaaatgagcGCAACTGTTCATGGTACTCTCCCTGTCCTCATGATGTCTCTCACTTTCCTCGCTTCATGTATTCTTGCATACGTGTTCTCTTTCCCTCTGCAAATAGCTATTTTCCAAATGCAGTAGATCCTATAGAATCTAACTTCCGCCAGAATTTATTTAAGATACGAGAGCTCAAATTTGTTGAAATTCAATGGACGTTGTTTATGGAGCTTCCAACTTTTATGCAGGTTAAGCCAACAAGAAGCACTGAATTCACTGCAAATGGTTTTCTGAGCTATTTTTTAGAGCTTATGTTCTGACATACGACGGTACAGTGCATTTGAACAGTATATCCCTAACATGCTACAGTATAATGTCAAACTAAGTTCAAATTTCCCTTTTACCTAATTTGACCTTATCATTCCTTAACATCGCCTTATGGATCCCATATATGCCTTTCAAGTTAAAAACTCACATTCTTCTATGGTCATCAAAGTATCTAAATATATTATACATGAGGATGGCATGAGCAAGAATATTGTTGTAGGCGACTGTCATAAGCAAAGTAAGAACCACATGCTCCAGTCAAATGAACATAAAGCAAGAAGCAATCGGGAAGTAGGGATTTCAATGAAAAGGAGTAGAACTCCAGCATTCTTACGATTATAGATTCATATAAGTAAGAGTTATATCAACGAATAAATGCATCAGGTAAGAGCTCATAAAAATGTTGAGACATCCCATTCCCAATCCCAGAAATCTGACACACTGACCTCTGCAGAATAGGCAAGACATTTTCCAGATACCAGTTAGCTGAAGCATGAACAGGTGCCATCTTAATTCTGGTATCTCGAATCCCTGTAGCATAATATTCCCTTGTGCTCCAGAAATATTTGCCAGGAAGCTCTTTTACTATAGAAATGTCACCTTCTAATACACTGATGAAGTGATCCACATCAAAAATGTCTGAAAATGAACTTCcaaaaatgaaacacaaattaaTCAAGCCTCTATTCATATGCAAGACCAGAGGAAATAGTACATGGCACGACAGATTAGATCAGCGAGTACCTCGTATCTTGCCACACAGGATTGACTTCAAGATGTGGAATCACCAGAGTGGCATTTAAGATTTTGGCAACAGCAACTGCATCACAAATCTTTAAGCAGAACAGAAAGAGTAAGGGGCAAACAACGTCATTGATAATGTGAAATTAGCATCAATACAAGAATATAACAACACTGCTAACACATGCACATCCTTGCCCCTAATTTTACAGAAAGCAAACACAACAAACAACACAAAAGAACATACCCCCATCCTCTGCTGGTTCAAGCCTCCATCAAGAAAAACCTGGATGTATCCCAGAGATTTCCCGGGCAGAGCTGTCCagaaaaaaaacttgaatttcATATTATATCAAAAGAACATCCTTTAACATTTAAAACCAACCACCAATAAGTCTTGTAATAAAAGAAACATACAaggtaaaaagagaaaagaacacaaTGCTGGACAAAATATTCTGAAGCTGTAGCTTGTAGAACTCACGGGGATCATCTGTAGACCCAATACAGGGCTTCCATCCTTGATCAGGCAATGGAGACCATAGATCCAACTGTTGTCTGAAGGGCTAAAATAGAagaaggaacaaagaaaaaagattcaATGACAGACCaatattattttcctttcaataatTATGCTAAGAATGCCACAAACTCACAATTTGCCGCTGTATGGCTGCCTTTAGCAGAGGCAAATGTCTTGGTTTTGGAGCATTCCATTCCTGCATGTAACAGTTCCTTCAAATACTGCATTTATACACATAGCACTTCGTAAAAGTTCGGTTAgccgaaaattgaaaaaaaagaaacataaaattcATATATGAAACACTTAAAAATGGATGATGAAGACATTAActataagaaaagaagaagtgTAGATAAATCTAAAACTCTTTCTTTTCGTACTACCCATCCAGCATAATTTTCCAGAAACGCACATAAAAACTACACGGCATGTTCCCTGCGCGTTCAATAGGAATCAGGAGAGAAGAGTCCGTGACATGACAGTTATTGTTCACTTCCAAACTCACGGATGGAAGATCACTGAACCGGTCAGGCATCGACTGAAAACCGTCACAACGATCCTCGAAAACGAAAAATCCTCATCAAATCACGCCAAGCGATAGCCAAAACCCTAGCGTGAGGAACTTTACGGAAAGGCGAAGAAGCTTACGGAGAACATGGAAGGCGAAGCCCGGCCCAGTGGCTTGAACAGATTGGGGAAGAAGACCGGAAACAGGACCGTGACGAGTCCAGCGAGTGCCATTTTCTGTGACTGATTCGGGTGAGAGTGATTCTGACCGAGCCTCATGTTGAACCCGCCGTCCTGTAATGCGAGAGGAAAGCCTCGGAGGAGCGGGAAGCTTCTCGGACTGGCTGCAGCAAGGTAGGGTTTTCGGAGATTCCTAAGATTGAGCAAGAGAACGTCGCCCGAAAAGTGTCGGCGATCTCCGGAGtttcgtgagagagagagagagagtggaggaagGTAGATGTGCTCGTCAATGGAGGTTTTGTTATTGCCAATGAACGCGACGGGGGCAAAGGAAGGATCAAAGCAGGAAGAAGATGGCACGCGCTACGAGGAATATTTACATTTTCGAAGATATGTgcactaaaaatcttaaaattcaTCACGAAACTACaactaaattttaaaaattacaaaaagtacaatcaaattctaattgcaattttttttaatttttagaaaacttgattgcattttttgtaatttttacaactaatttgataagttttaggatttgattgcaccattttgtaaattttaagacttgattatattttataataaattttagatctcaattatactttcgtaATAatttcacgttttttttttccttattaccataattttatatttttttatttggtttgcCATAATTTTTATCAGAGGGGAAAAGGAATAATGATTGCTATTGGAAGATTAAGGATAAAATTATATTAACGAGTAGAATATGATTAATTTTGGGATGACCGATGTAAGTTGTAGATTAATATAATGTTCTTTTGTGATTTGGTCTGATCAATTAAGCTAACAAACTAAACTTGACAAATCATCCATTAATCATCAAGCAAAAGGAGTTATAAACTTTTGAGCTTAACGAATTATGAAgggaaagataaagaaaattgaTGCATAATAAGGGAATCACCTTTGGCGCTACGGTAATATCAGTCCATACACCGCGACGCCGATCATGCCGAAACTCAACCTAATATTTGATGGGATAAATGGCTTTCTCTAGTAGAGAGGTAGTGATCAAGTATAACAACATCGTTATGAGAATTTCTAAATTACAGTTTGTCTCGTCAAAATCATGCTGTTTATTGAAAAATGTTATCATTCATCATTTCATTGAAAATAGTCATGTCCTCGTTGGTACACATTACATGGACGGTAATAATTGGAATACCTTGATAGATAAGTTGGACGAAATTTAAgtgaaatgacttgattgtattttccCTCTAGAGTTCCGCATAACAAGATTAAGACTCAAATTAATTTCTGCACAACAAGTTTGTGACAGATTATGCTATTATCCTCCAAAcatctgttaaaaaaaaaaaaaaaagccaaaaatcgAGCATTTTCATGTTGTGACTTCGTCGGATTTCAAAGTATGAAAGGTACGGATTGGACACTCAATGATGATATGTTAATGTTATTTTTGGATCTTTTAAAGATTCATAAAATGCCAGATAGTGCAATTAATAACTAGTCACAGTAGAATTTGGCTTTATGAACCCACACTCAATATGATCATCAGATTCAATTTCGTATCAAAGCAGGCCTCATATCAGAGGTAGGAACCGAATCTGTTCAATGCGGAAACCAACCGAATCAAAGCTTGATCGATTTGATTCCAAGCCAGTTCTAGAGAAAATCGATCTGGAAAAGTTTTGGCGAATTGTGTCTTGGATCTGGCGAATTGTGTCCAACCAAGACGGTTCCCGGATGGAATGGATTTTGAACCGGTTTTGAAGCCCCTTAAGTACTGTTGCACCCATCAAATTTGAACCATCGAACTTTTTTAATAGGATCGAGTAGCCACATAACCAGTCGACTGTTGTGGAACTacatattttattaaataaatttagaattttacccAGAATATAAGAATGGACCAATTCCTGGATAGCACCGAAAATCCAATATGGTGGCTCTTTCGGTTCCGATTCCAATCTTCTGGATAGGGAAGTCACACGATTGATCCCCATAGAACCGGGAAAGACTCCACCTAGAACCAATCACCCCCATCTCAAACAGACTATCAGCAAATCCATTTTCCTCCTGCAGAAATCACTAGGACTGACAAAGGATGGAGTCAAACTGAACCCCTCAAATTCCTTCCTTCTTGTTCATTATAATATAAAAAACGAAGAGTGAAAGGGAAAACCATTGCTTATCGCATTTGCTTTTCCATTACCAAGTGGCAATCTTTTTAGTTTTCTGTTCAGGGACCAAGCCCAGGTCTGAGCTTTTCTCAATAAACGGAGGGTGTGAACCACAACCAGCTTTTTAAAGCAAGTAGAAAAAATTTGCATCATCGGCATTCTCGGTTTTGTCATTCTTATACTAAAGCACAATTGACCTATTGAGCCATCGGACTATTCACAGCATGGCAAATCAGCACTTTCCTAGCGACAttctaaaatataaaaatatccgaAGAGTTAGACGCGAGGGACATATCCATTCCCCAATTTCTTCATTCTCTTGTTTCACAAATGAAGATCTTCGGAGATGTCTCCACTGAGTTCCCCATCTTCAGTTGGAGGCGTGAGCCGCAGCCTCTTAGCGTTTCGCTGCCCATCTACATCTTCCACCTTCCTGCTTCGGGTGTTTGCCACATCATCAGAAGCTATCATGTTCTCCATTATATTAGCAACTTTGGTATCTTGAGGATACCGATCGAGCTCAGCATCACTCTCCCCATGCAACATGGTATTGGCTGTCCCAGAATTGTGATGCAACGACATGATTAAGTTGTCCTGCAATGCTACATTCTCGTTGCCATCATCATTCATCGTGTCAAGGTCCTCGGAATCCGCAATTACATTCTCTGGAATATCCCTAGAAGAGGCAAGGCCATCTGCACAAATCTCCAACTTTTCCATGGGAAGAGATTGCAGATCTTCTGCTTTGAGTTCTTGACTCAGACTTGCATCCTTTTTCGCCAGATTGTAACCATTGCTTTCAGTGATATCTATGTCCTGTGAATCATCTAAGGGGTACATGGATCTTTCTGAGTCATCATGACATTCATGCTCTCCTTGTGCCAATATACCTGTTCTCCATAAGTTCTCAGGTCTTACACCTTCAGACGAAGAAGCAACACCAGCAGCTTCATGCGAGACTCTGTTAATCTCTCCAAAATCTGACTCCCCTGAAGGTGCATAAGGTGCATAAGCAAATTGGTTACTGATCTCTGCATCTGCTGGCTGGAAATAACAAAACCACGGAAGTTAGTAACAATCAGTTAAAACAAGAATATCGTGAAGCATAGATACTGTCCATCCACCTTTCCATAAAAAGGTGATAGAGAAGAAAGCAGATAGGTAGTGCTACCATAAAATATGGGAATGGAGTAGAGAGATAGGCTCTTCACATATATAGCTAGGTGTAACTGACCATGACTGGAAACTACCTGAGTTTGGCAAGATGTTTGTCAATCTCTAAGTAGCTTGAATATTGATTACTCGACCTCTGCCTCAAAACTACTTGGCTCAAGCAGCATTCCAATCCTATTCAAGCAGTTAAATTTCTGTAGGTATTACATACATGTGTTATTCCTCTCCTTATCGTCCAACATTCATGTAATTGACCCATCTTATTGGGGTAAGGAACAATTTGTCAGTGTTACTGTACTGTATTTCCCGAGCATTAATGGGAGCTTAAACTAGATTTTTATCATCACAATTGAACTGAATCAAGATTAACAAATTTTATCAAGTTAATCTCGAGCTTGAAACGAAAAAGCTCAACCAAGCTTAAGTCAAGATGGAGTCAATGGAGACTCGAATAATAGGAGCTCCAACATCCACTATCTCAACCCGACTTGGCTTGATTACATCTAAAGTTATCATAAAGGACTTTTTAGATCTTCTGCAATAGAATGAGGAGGATTATCAATTTCCAGCAATCATAGTAATTTATTCGGAACTTCTATAGTCATGAATGCTGTCTAAGTTGATACCTAGAATGCTGCCGAAACTGGTTGACATTACGAGTTCCCCAGCAAGAAAGCTGGCTATCATTTCGATGACCTCTCCACCCTTGAAAAGATTTTTGGTAGCAGTATATTTAACAAGTATCTCAAACCTGGAAAGAGATTCTAATTGTAAGGGGAATTTATTACCTCTACTGCTGATAGAGACCCATTAAGATAATATGCTGGCTGGTCAAAAGAAAGACACCTTCCAAGAAATGAAACAGTAGCAGCTCCTGGTTCGAAAAGCTCTCTCAGGACCAGGCCTGACTCATTAAGGCATTGAGAATTCCTCATGGAAGGATCAGATAACAAACTGATTTCAATACCCTTGTCAACTTGGGTGACCGACTCACAAGCTGCCACAGGACTCTCTTTCTCTGTAGAGTCTCTACATTTGTTTtcattcccaacttctagaattCTAGAGGACTGATTTTCTTCAGTACAGTTTGCTGAAGAAGCATTATGGGGCCGAAAATCAAGGAGTtcataaatcaatttctgaATAACTGTACGCTTGAGAGAAGCCTCAACAGGTAGAAACCAATCTGTGCTAAGCTGAAAACGTTGAAGAGCCAGGATCAGTAAACAAATAGATCATcaactgaaaaaaagaaaaagaaaataggtgATGCCAAAAGCa from Rhodamnia argentea isolate NSW1041297 chromosome 2, ASM2092103v1, whole genome shotgun sequence encodes the following:
- the LOC115739618 gene encoding O-fucosyltransferase 31 isoform X2; this encodes MRLGQNHSHPNQSQKMALAGLVTVLFPVFFPNLFKPLGRASPSMFSEWNAPKPRHLPLLKAAIQRQIPFRQQLDLWSPLPDQGWKPCIGSTDDPPLPGKSLGYIQVFLDGGLNQQRMGICDAVAVAKILNATLVIPHLEVNPVWQDTSSFSDIFDVDHFISVLEGDISIVKELPGKYFWSTREYYATGIRDTRIKMAPVHASANWYLENVLPILQRFGVAAISPFSHRLTFNNLPPNIQRLRCKVNFEALAFVPHIRELGETLVSRLRYPATESQAMGNLYMKDGREKTRNQGSGKFVVLHLRFDKDMAAHSACDFGGGKAERMALAKYRQVIWQGRVVNSQFTNEELRNQGRCPLTPEQIGLLLAALGFSNSTRLYLASHKVYGGESRISTLRKLFPLMEDKKSLSSAEERSKVKGKASLLAAADYYVSMQSDVFISASPGNMHNAVLGHRAFLNLKTIRPNMGLLGQLFLNKSMEWSDFQHAVVEGHKNRQGHIRLRKEKQSIYTYPAPDCMCQA
- the LOC115739618 gene encoding O-fucosyltransferase 31 isoform X1, which codes for MRLGQNHSHPNQSQKMALAGLVTVLFPVFFPNLFKPLGRASPSMFSSMPDRFSDLPSEWNAPKPRHLPLLKAAIQRQIPFRQQLDLWSPLPDQGWKPCIGSTDDPPLPGKSLGYIQVFLDGGLNQQRMGICDAVAVAKILNATLVIPHLEVNPVWQDTSSFSDIFDVDHFISVLEGDISIVKELPGKYFWSTREYYATGIRDTRIKMAPVHASANWYLENVLPILQRFGVAAISPFSHRLTFNNLPPNIQRLRCKVNFEALAFVPHIRELGETLVSRLRYPATESQAMGNLYMKDGREKTRNQGSGKFVVLHLRFDKDMAAHSACDFGGGKAERMALAKYRQVIWQGRVVNSQFTNEELRNQGRCPLTPEQIGLLLAALGFSNSTRLYLASHKVYGGESRISTLRKLFPLMEDKKSLSSAEERSKVKGKASLLAAADYYVSMQSDVFISASPGNMHNAVLGHRAFLNLKTIRPNMGLLGQLFLNKSMEWSDFQHAVVEGHKNRQGHIRLRKEKQSIYTYPAPDCMCQA
- the LOC115739618 gene encoding O-fucosyltransferase 31 isoform X3, whose amino-acid sequence is MQEWNAPKPRHLPLLKAAIQRQIPFRQQLDLWSPLPDQGWKPCIGSTDDPPLPGKSLGYIQVFLDGGLNQQRMGICDAVAVAKILNATLVIPHLEVNPVWQDTSSFSDIFDVDHFISVLEGDISIVKELPGKYFWSTREYYATGIRDTRIKMAPVHASANWYLENVLPILQRFGVAAISPFSHRLTFNNLPPNIQRLRCKVNFEALAFVPHIRELGETLVSRLRYPATESQAMGNLYMKDGREKTRNQGSGKFVVLHLRFDKDMAAHSACDFGGGKAERMALAKYRQVIWQGRVVNSQFTNEELRNQGRCPLTPEQIGLLLAALGFSNSTRLYLASHKVYGGESRISTLRKLFPLMEDKKSLSSAEERSKVKGKASLLAAADYYVSMQSDVFISASPGNMHNAVLGHRAFLNLKTIRPNMGLLGQLFLNKSMEWSDFQHAVVEGHKNRQGHIRLRKEKQSIYTYPAPDCMCQA